In one Pangasianodon hypophthalmus isolate fPanHyp1 chromosome 22, fPanHyp1.pri, whole genome shotgun sequence genomic region, the following are encoded:
- the LOC113524791 gene encoding protein asteroid homolog 1-like: protein MGVRGLHSYIERNSDLLKTCWFRESKLIIDGSNLYYFLYFRSDLDQAHGGDYDGFEKIVTQFFKNLRICDIEPYVVLDGGTDVSDKKFDTLKTRCQERIRRANALSRGRSGEVLPILIKNVFKQILWKLGIPFIQCLAEADWEVAALASEWNCPVLSNDSDFYIFNIKRGFLPISHFQWRKLSLLKRSNKKIIPAKSYHVLNLCTAFNRMNKYNLSLFATILGNDYTNLDKSAFPNFSKFSTRPGGTAQIDGLLTWLSRFPSPKEAIAALLSPLGKNKKSASIRKEIYQGMAEYRLNPSSIAQFFLSGEPQRRPLGPLQKLPDWTLKPLAEGKLASTIIDILTLQRVMLNFQVEDFGLSSSSEPSRLIRQVTYGVLLCTRWQTVGKRSTSSGEKQQYNVEEYDRQGMTLTSSMVPAVLPRHVVTHLHLDSLWEAPENLRLQVVLHALRVSPLFNSFLIPANLQLAVYVTCFWLNHVQPEPKAEMFWALLIGLVYGHLCREHQTEIEAGMVISRLKNLQDRKGQKLLDLELAHAYCQWQCCLKISFNLNQLLNHPVPEPELAWLYSGSLVHTVAHELMRGVEPESLLTGASFAVELYRNLQAAVERELDDDFIVRMRMRAGPTSRSARCDPADELSKMFKHLMADEEEDDDGDKIYEETCSVRTRHVSRAHTEDPRAKKYELVKWC from the exons ATGGGAGTTCGTGGACTTCACAGCTACATCGAGAGGAACAGTGATTTACTGAAGACATGCTGGTTTAGAGAAAGCAAACTCATCATCGATGGATCCAACTTGTACTACTTTCTTTACTTCAGGTCTGATTTGGACCAAGCACACGGCGGAGATTACGATGGCTTTGAGAAAATAGTTACACAGTTTTTCAAAAATCTCCGAATCTGCGATATTGAGCCCTACGTGGTGCTCGATGGAGGGACGGACGTCAGTGACAAAAAATTTGACACCCTGAAGACAAGATGCCAAGAAAGAATCCGAAGAGCCAATGCCTTGTCCAGGGGCCGTTCAGGAGAAGTTTTACCCATTCTCATCAAAAACGTGTTCAAGCAGATCCTCTGGAAACTCGGAATTCCCTTCATTCAGTGTCTGGCAGAGGCGGATTGGGAAGTAGCCGCATTGGCCAGCGAGTGGAACTGTCCCGTTCTGTCCAACGACAGCGATTTCTACATCTTCAACATCAAGAGAGGATTTTTGCCCATCTCTCATTTCCAGTGGAGGAAATTGAGTCTGCTGAAACgcagtaataaaaaaatcatcccTGCCAAGTCATACCATGTTCTAAATCTATGTACTGCCTTTAACCGCATGAATAAGTATAATCTTTCACTTTTTGCCACCATCCTGGGCAATGACTATACCAACTTGGACAAGAGTGCATTTCCAAACTTCTCAAAGTTCTCAACCAGACCTGGAGGAACTGCCCAGATCGATGGCTTACTCACGTGGTTATCACGTTTCCCCAGCCCAAAAGAAGCCATCGCTGCTCTCCTCAGCCCCCTGGGGAAGAACAAGAAATCAGCCAGCATTCGAAAAGAAATATATCAGGGAATGGCAGAGTACAGACTCAATCCCAGCTCCATTGCCCAGTTCTTCCTAAGCGGAGAACCTCAGAGAAGGCCTCTAGGCCCTTTACAGAAGCTCCCGGACTGGACTCTGAAACCTCTGGCAGAAGGTAAACTGGCTTCCACCATCATTGACATCCTGACACTGCAGAGGGTCATGCTGAACTTCCAGGTGGAGGACTTTGGGCtgagcagcagcagcgagcCGTCTCGGCTGATACGACAGGTGACGTACGGCGTACTGCTGTGTACCAGGTGGCAGACAGTCGGTAAACGCAGCACGTCTTCTGGAGAGAAGCAGCAATACAACGTGGAGGAATACGACAGGCAGGGAATGACGCTGACCAGCTCCATGGTTCCAGCTGTTCTCCCGAGACATGTAGTAACACACCTTCACCTGGACTCACTGTGGGAG GCCCCAGAGAATTTACGCCTGCAGGTCGTGTTGCATGCGCTGCGTGTGTCTCCGTTGTTTAATTCATTCCTCATCCCAGCAAATCTGCAGCTAGCCGTGTACGTCACATGTTTCTGGCTAAATCATGTGCAACCCGAGCCAAAAGCGGAAATGTTCTGGGCTTTACTCATCGGCCTGGTCTACGGACACCTGTGCAGAGAACATCAGACTGAGATAG AGGCAGGCATGGTGATTTCGAGGCTTAAAAACCTGCAGGATCGTAAAGGACAGAAGCTTTTGGACCTGGAGCTGGCTCACGCTTACTGTCAGTGGCAGTGCTGTTTGAAGATCAGCTTCAATCTGAACCAGCTACTGAATCATCCAGTGCCTGAGCCGGAGCTAGCATG gTTGTACAGCGGCTCTCTGGTGCACACCGTCGCTCACGAGCTGATGAGGGGCGTCGAACCCGAGTCTCTTCTCACCGGAGCCTCTTTCGCCGTGGAGCTTTACCGAAATCTACAGGCCGCGGTGGAGCGCGAGCTGGACGACGACTTCATCGTGAGAATGAGGATGAGGGCGGGGCCGACGTCGCGCAGCGCGAGGTGCGATCCAGCAGACGAACTGAGCAAAATGTTCAAACATCTGATGGctgatgaagaggaggatgacGACGGTGACAAGATCTACGAGGAAACCTGCAGCGTTCGCACCAGACACGTAAGCCGAGCTCACACGGAGGATCCGAGGGCCAAGAAGTACGAACTTGTGAAGTGGTGTTAG